The Polyangium mundeleinium genome contains the following window.
TTTTACCTGACCGTGACCAGTTATCCCACGGCCTGGGACGCCACGTTCGTGTATCGCTCGCGCTCGCCGTTCTCGTTCCCGAGCGAGCCCGTCGCGCGGCTCTCGGCGCATGCGGCCGAATGGATCGCCGAGGGAGGCGATTTCGATGCGGGGCGGCTGTTCTTCACGCACGCCGGTGCGGGGCAGGGGGGCGTCTTCCTGCAGGAGCTTTTGGGTCTCTGACTCGTGTTTCGCCATTTTTTGCTGCTGCTGCTGCTGCTGCTGCTGCTGCTGCTGCCGCTGCTGCTGCTGCTGCTGCTGCTGCTGCTGCTGTTGCTGCTGCTGCTGCTGCTGCTGCTGCTGCCGCTGCTGCTGCTGCTGCTGCTGCTGCTGTCGCTGCTTCCGGAACGCTCGTCCTCTGTCCTCGTCCGGGGAGGGCGATTGTGCCCGCGTGCTCGGAAGGCGAAAGGCCAAGCCGTGCTCGCCGTGCTCGCCGTGCTCGCTTCGCTGCGCGCGGCTCCGCGCGGCTCCGCGCGGTGCGAGGCAAAGCCTCGCAGCCTTTCGCCTTCCTCCGCGCGCAGGCCGGGGGCAGGGGTCCCCGGTCGGGGATTCGGAGGGAAACATGGTGCTCAGGATTTATGGCGTGGCGATCGAGATGCTCAGGATGTTGCGGCCGGTCATCGAGCGGATCGGATCGAAGGATCCGAATTTGGGAGACCAGTTGCGGCGGGCGGCGACGAGCGTGCCGCTCAATCTGAGCGAGGGCGCGTATTCGCAGGGAAGGAACGAACGGGCTCGGTGGCACACGGCCATGGGCTCGGCGGCGGAGGTCCGCGCGTGCCTCGACGTGGCAGAAGCACTCGGATACGTAGATAGAGTGGACGAGGAGCTGCGCAACAAGCTGGACCATCTCGTCGGTACCCTGCATCGCCTGACCAGGCGTGAATGGCCCAGGCGTGCCGCCTCCGCTTGGGCGGCACGCCCGGCAGCAGCAGCAGCAGCAGCAGCAGCGGCAGCGGCAGCAGCAGCAGCAGCAGCAGCAGCGGCAGCGGCAGCAGCAGCGGCAGCAGCAGCAGCAGCGGCAGCGGCAGCAGCGGCGGCAGCGGCAGCGGCAGCAGCAGCGGCAGCAGCGGCAGCGGCAGCGGCAGCAGCGGCGGCAGCGGCAGCGGCAGCAGCAGCGGCAGCAGCAGCGGCAGCAGCAGCAGCAGCCACAGGCCCGACGAGCGGCGGGGGCGGGAGGAGCATCGTGGGCGCTGCGCCTTCCTGTCGACAACGAATGCCCGTTATGCGTCTCAGGGCGTCCAGCCGTTCCTATGGCACTGCGAGCGCAATGAGCTCAGCCCGCGAGAGCCGTTCACGCGGTTCCTTGGGAATCAGGCCGGCAAGCGCGGAAGGCTCTCCCTTCACGTACGGCCGGATGTCGTACGCAATGGGGAAAACTTTGTCGAGGGGGAGTTCAAGGAAACGCGCCAGTGCGTCTGGACCGTTCTGGCCGTAGTCGAAATCGTGATAGCGGGCGAGCGTGAACCATCGTCCGTCATGAAAGATCGTCAATGTCAGGAAGTGCTCGGTCAGCCGCGCATTGCTCTCGTCGACATTGCCAAGGAGTCCCCATGCGTCGGTTCCGTTCGCAAGCCGGATCCGCGTCCCCACGACCTTCCCGGCCAGGCGCGCGACCGGCAGACGTCTCACCGGGCGGACGAGGGTTTCGTCGCCTCCGTCGATATTGGCGTATTGCCATACCGCGTGCGCCTCTAGATCGCGAACTTCGATTGATTCTATCGGTTTCAGGGTCTTCATCATGGAGCCGGAAATCCATTGCGGACCATCGAGTCGTGGAGGCGAGTCCCATACTTCGCGTCGAACGCCTTTGTATAGGCCGCTAGATCACGAGCGAGCTGCTGCTTTGCTTGTGGGCTCAGGTTGTCGTAGTACGCTGCCCCGCGCTGGCGCGGCAGAATCTTGTTCATACCGCTGTGGTAGGACTTGTGCAGTGGTTCCGGTAAGCTGGCAAGATCCTGTTTGGCCGGCCCCCCCAAGTACTTGGGCCAGGGGTGATGGCCGTGTGTCGCACCAGGGGCGACGGTGGGCGTCTTCGGCGGCTTCGTCGTCGTCTTGACCGTCGTCTTCGGCGCGGGCCGTGGCGCGCCAGCTCCCCCACCGCTGCCGCTCCCTGTTGACAACGACTGCCCATTGTGCGTCCCGGCGGGCTTTTTCCCGCCATTCGGCTGGAAGTTCTTGTGCCGGGCGTGGCAAGCGCCCGTGAGGCACTCCTGGGCTCGGTCGAGCAGCGCGGTCTCCTCCGGAGTTTGCCTCCAGTCCTCATAGACCCGTACTTCGCCCGGGGGCACCTGACTCGGATCGATGGGCACGGGCGCCTCGACCGGGAGCGGCTCGGCCGCGAGCGGCTCTTCCACGCGCCGGAAGCTCGGCTGCCTCAATCGCTCGGATGTATGGACGAGCGTCCTCGTGCAGGTACGCGCGCCCGTGCCGCCACGCCTTCGCGCCTGGCCCGGCTCCGGGCACCGCGCGGGCAACTCCGCGATCGGTTTCGGCCGCGACGTCGGCGGCTCGGCCCTCTGGGTCTCGTCCTTCTTCTCTGCGCCCTCCTTCTCCTTTGCCGCGCGCTTCTCCGGCGGGGGCGGCGGCGGCTTGTCGCAGGGGAGATGCTGGAACGCAATTCCTAATAACTTCCGGCTCTCGGACGGCGCGTGGGGATCAAGAAAAAAGACAGCCTTGGCCTCGCGGCCCTGCAAAAGCTCGTCGAGCGACAGAAGCGTCGTTCGAGGCGTCCCGTCCCCCACGTCGTATCAATAACGCGCATTCGGGTCGACGTGAGGATGGCGCCGGCATATGCGAAACAACCTTATTCCGTTCGGCGTCGTCTGCGCCCACGCCTGCGTGTGCGCGCCTGTCGCGGCGCACCCGAGGAGCCATGCCGAAACGCAAAAAGCGACGAGCATGAGGAGCCCAAGACGAACAAAGCGGTTCGACAACCAGGCCATGGAAGGACCTTCCGTTCCCGCAGGCCACATCAAGCCGCCCCCGCGGCGTTATGCGCGGGCCTGCGTTGTTCCTGACGATCCTTGTGCACGGCGAAGGCAGAGCCGCGCAAGCGCATTCGCAGGCTGGCGGGACACACAATGTCCGTGCGCGACCGTTGCCGACGAGCCCGGCGCCTTCGAGGATGCTCGAAATGAAATGCCGACCAGCAACCGGAGGTGGATCCACCTCCGCCAGGAGGTCGATCCACCTCCGCCAGGAGGTCGCCCCCCTCCGCTCGGCGGCCGGCCGGCTCCCCGAGGAGGTCCTCCTCCTCCGCCTTGAGGTCGGCTAGCTCCGCCCGGAAGTCATCTTCCTCCGCCAGGAGGTCGTCCCCCTCCGCCGGGAGATGCAGCACCTCCGATGTGCGGCCGTTCACCTCTGGCAGGAGCCCCCGCATCCCCTTCCGGACGTCCGGAGCCTCCGGGAAGAGGTCGTCGAACGCCAAGGAGGGGTCCTCCACCGCCGAGGAGACATCCTCGATCTCCGGAAAGAGGTTTGCTACCTCCGGGGCTCTGGGCCCCCTCTCAGGTCAGAGGTCCGTTCCGGCCTCGTCCCCGTCGCCTTTGCGCAGCTCCTGCGGGGTGCGGCCTGTCCAGCGGCGGAAGGCGCGAGGCGAGCGCCGAAGCGAGCAAGAGCGCTCTGTCCAAGGGCCACGGCGGCGAGGGATCGGAAGCGTAGAGGAGCTGCCGCTGCCGCTGCCGCTGCTGCTGCCGCTGCCGCTGCCGCTGCTGCTGCCGCTGCTGCCGCTGCTGCTGCTGCCGCTGCTGCTGCCGCTGCCGCGGCGGCACTTCGGGCCTGGATCTCCCCTCGTCGTCAGGCACCCATTGCCCTCGGAAAGGGCGAAAGGCGAGTCAGAGCGCGGGTCTCAATCCCCGACGACCCGCCGCCGGACCAGGAACCCGGCACCCACGACGAAATGCATCAGCACGAACGCGCCAATCCCCGCGGCGACCCCCGCGAGCAGCTCCTTGGAAGGCAGCTCCTGCCGCACGATCACGAACCCGAGGGCCGTGAACGCGAGCCCCCCGAGGCCAGAGATCCAGGGGACACGCGCCGGCGCCTCGCTGTACGGGCCGCTGCCGACGAGGTCGAGCCCGTCCCGCTCGCCAAGGGCCCGCGCGAAGCGGAGCGAGGCGACGTCGAGCCGCACGCGCCCCGCAACCTTCCGCAGCCGCGCGGACGGCTCGTGACCGTCGCAATGGGGGATGTCGAGCGAGACGCCCGTCTTCGCATCCGCGTACGCCCGCGTCCGCGTGGCAGGCGCGCCGCAGGTGCAGCAGATCGCCGGCAGCTCGCCCGGCGAGCCTCGCAGGACGACGCCGAACGAAGGCGCGTCGGCCGCCCGATCCGGCGGCGTGAGCACGAGGTCGCCTCGCTCGACCTCGACGAACCGCTTGCAATGGGCGCACTGGTGCCCAACGCAATCGAGCTTCGACAAACCCAGGACGAGCTCGCCGCACCCCGGGCACGCGGCGGCATACGAATACATGAACGCGGCGACGATCAAGAAGACGACGCCGAGGGCGAGCAGCACGGCGACGATCCAGGTGATCCACGAGGGAAAGAGGATCACGGGCAAAAAGGCGATCCCGAGGCGCGCGGCGGCCCAGGCGAGATCGTACGAAAGGCCCGCGGGGGAGCGTCGCAGCGTCATTCAGGCAGCGGGATGAACTCGACGTCGTCGCCCGGGATCTTCGGGAAACGTTGCTCGCGCCAGTCCGTCTTCGCGCGGTCGAGGCGCTCCTTCGAGCTCGAAACGAAGTTCCAGAAGATGTGCCGCTCGCCGTCGATGCGCGCGCCGCCGACGAGCATGACGTTCGACGCTTCGAGCGCCTGGAGGCTCACCGACGCGCCCGGACGTAGCACGAACATCGAGCCCTCCGTGAACGTCTTGCCGCTGCACGCGACGCTGCCGTCGACCACGTAGACGGCGCGCTCCTCGTGCTCCTCATCCACGGGCAAACTCGCGCCGGCTTCGAGCCGCGCGTGGGTGTAGAGCGTCGGCGAGAGGACGCCCGTCGGCGCCTTCGCGCCGTACGCGGTCCCCGCGATGACGTGCAACACCGCGCCGGGGCGGTTCACGATCGGGATCGTGCTCTTCGGGTGATGCTCGAAGCGCGGCTCGATCTCCTCGTCCTTCTGCGGCAGCGCGACCCATGTCTGGATCCCGTGCATTCGTCCGCCGCTCGCCTTCACCTCGGGCGCCGTGCGCTCCGAGTGCACCACGCCGCGCCCCGCCACCATCCAGTTCACGTCGCCCGGCCGGATCGTCTGCTCGGAGCCGAGGCTGTCGCGGTGCACGAACGCCCCTTCGAGCAGGTACGTGATCGTCGCCAGCGCGATGTGCGGATGAGGCCTCACGCTGAGCCCTTCGCCCGGCGGAAATGCCACGGGGCCCATGTGATCGAAAAAGATGAACGGCCCCACGAGCCGCCGCATCATCGACGGCAGGACCCGCCGCACGACGAAGCCCCCGAGGTCCCGCGGGCGCCCTTCGATCACGAGATCGATCCCGCCGTCTCCACCCTTGCACTCCGGATCCGCGTCGAGATGGCGGCTCATCAGGTTCTCCTCGGTACGTGTTCCACGGCGGCAGCATACCTCGACGAACCTTCGCTGCGATAGTCGCCTGTCTTCGCCTCGCCGTCGTGGCCAGCCTCCCGCGCCTCCTGCGGCAGCGGCAAGGTGACCGTGAACGTCGCCCCGTGATCGCTGCCCGCGCTCTCGGCCTTCACCGTGCCCCCGTGCATCTCCACGAGGTGGCGTACGATGGCGAGCCCGAGCCCGAGCCCGCCCTGCGGCCTCGACGCCGAGCTGTCGGCCTGCCGGAAACGATCAAACACGTACGGGAGAAACCCGGCGCTGATGCCCTTTCCGGTGTCCCGCACGGTCAGGTGGACGAGGCCCTCGTCCCGCATGATCTCCACCTCGACGCGCCCGCCGCGTGGCGTGAATTTGATGGCGTTCGCGAGCAGGTTCCAGAGGATCTGCCGCAGCCGATCGGGGTCCCCGAAGACCGGAATGGACGGGCGCTCGGGCGTGACGTGGAGCTGGATGCCCTTCGCCTGCGCGGCGGGGCGAACCACGTCGAGCACCGCCTGCACGACGTCCCCGAGATCCATGCGCCGCTGCGCGAGCCCGAGCTTGCCCGTGATGATGTGCGAGACGTCGAGCAGATCGTCGATGATCCGGATCTGCGCCCGGACGTTCCTGTCGATGGCGCCGAGCGCGCGCAGGCGCGTCTCCGTGTCGCACTCGCGCGTCGCGAGGACCTGCGTCCAGCCCCTGATCGCGGTGATCGGCGTACGCAGCTCGTGCGAGACCAGGCTCAAGAACTCGTCCTTCAGCCGGTTCGCCTCCTCGGCTTGCCGGCGCGCCTCTTCGGCCTGCGCGCGCGCCTCCTCGGCCTGCCTGTGCGCCTCTTCGGCTTGCCGCCGCGCGCCTTCGGAGGCCTTGTAGAGCCGGGCGTTGTCGATCGCGACGGCGGCCTGCCCGGCGATGCCGACGACGACCCGCTCGTCCCGCTCCGTGAATACGCGCGGCTCGGCGTGCCCGAAGAGCAGGGCGCCGAGCACCTTCCCGCAGCGCGACACCACCGGGACCACGAGGCAACTGCGGACCGGCAGCGGTCCCTTCGGCATCCCGTGGTGCGGCGGGGGGTTCCCGTAACGGGCATCCACGTGAAGGTCATCGACACGCACCACGCGCTCGCCCTTCAGCATGGGCGTGAACAGCACGGGGAAGCGGGGAAGGGGGATGCGCTCGAACCGTTCGCGCGGGATGCCGGCGAGCGCGTAGAGCGTCAGGGGCTCTCCGGTCTGCCTGGCATAAAAGAAGGCGCCGAACTGCGCATCGGTCAGCGCGGTCGCCTCGTCCGTCAGTTTTTCCACGAGCTTGTCGAGATCGAGCTCGGCCGCGAGCGCGGCGCCGATGCGCTGGAGCGTCTCGTTGATCCGGATCTCCTCGTGCAGGTTCCGCTCGGCGCGCCGCTTCCTGCTATCGGAAAAGTACGCGTCCAGGATCACCCCCGCGAGGCTCCTCGCGAGGTCGTGCAGCGGTCGCACCCGCCGGTCCGGCGGGCACAGGGTCCTCCCCATGGACGTGCCTTCCCCGTCTCCAAGCTTGCCGATCGCTCGGTTCCATTCCCTCGGACGCGGCGCCCGAGTCACGAACCTAATGCGATTCCTGGCGAACGCACATGGCCCCCGCCGTGCGTCCGGCGAACACGCGGACGGGGCGGGGGCAGGGCTGGGGGCAGGGCTGGGGGCAGGGACGGGGCAGGGGAGCTCAGGGGATGTGCTCGGCGCGCTCGGTCTCGATCTGCGTCTTGTCCGGCTGCCGTACGACGAACCCGAACTTGAACCAGTTGTCGACCATGTCCTCGTGCTGGACCTTTTTCTTGCCGGACTTGAACTTCTTGGTCGGCCGGGCCCAGTCCTCGCGCGTCGTGGATCCGGGCGCCGTGAGGACGTGGTCCGGCCGCACGGACGGCCACCATCCCTTCGCGCCCTCGGCGGCGCAGTCCGTGAAATCGGCGTGCCACGGGAGCGCCATCTGCCGCGAGAAATGCCCCGGGCCGATGGGCGCCTCCTCGCCCCAGTAAGCGCTCATCGCCTGGTGGTCGATCCGGAAGGGCTCGATGAAGATCGAGGCATTGCGAATTTGCCAGCCCACCTCGATCCCTGGGAAAAACGCGCCGCCCGAGGCGCATTCGAGCTGGGCGCGATCGAGCCCGTGCGCCGTGATCCCCTCCGGCGCGACCGCGACGGGACCCGGGACGAACTGCCCGTTCGCCCAGTTGCGCAGGAGCCCGAACTGCGTCCGCGTGACCGTCAGCCATTTCTCGTACTTGGGCGCGTCGCTGTTGTAGGGGTCGTCGCCGAGCAAGATCGGCATCGTCCCTTTGCCTTTGGCGTTCGGCGCCCCGTTCGGCTCGCGCATGGCCCCGAAGAAGCCTTTTCGCATGGCGGCGTATTGCGGATCGGGATCCCCCACGTTCGGGCCGAAGAGGGGCGCGTGCGACGTATCGCCCGCCGACTCGATGACCCAGCGATAGCCGCCGCCGCGCGCGAACAGCGGCCGGACCTCGGTGGTGAAATCGGGCAAGAAGTTGGGGAACTCCACGGGCCCGTCGGGCTGGAAATCGGACGCGAGTTGCCGCAGCCGGGCGAGCGGCCCGCCCGGATCGTAGAGCGCGTTGTCGAGCGGGATGGGCAGCTCGCGCACGGCCATGTCGTAGAGCAGGTCGTAGAGCGTGACCGCGCTCGTGACGTTCGGCGCGAAATCGGGCGGGGCGACGAGCACCCACGCGCCGCCGGCCGCGTCGACGGGGACCTCCCGGATGGTGCCATTGCTGTCCTGAATCGTGACCACGGCCGTCACCGGGCCGTCGGAGATATCGTCGAACCAGCCGTCGTTGTTCGCGTACGAGGGCATCAGCGGGGGCTCGGCGGTGTTGTAGCGGGCGCGGCCCCTGCCGCCGATCACGATGAGCCGCCCCTCGTCGTCGGTGCGGAGCTGGCCGAGGTATTTGATGACGGGCTCGCCGTTCACGTCGAGCGGGCACGACTCCTGGCTGGGATCGCCGCTCGTCCCCGTGCGGAACCGGACGGGGCCCGCGGCGGCGCCGTTGATCGAGCGCGGGCCGAAATCGATCTCGAGCGAGCGCCGATCCTCGACCGACGCATTCCGCAGCGGCCCGGGCGGACCTTTCTCGCCGGCCATCCCGTAGAACTTGTGGAACGACGCCTTCTTGTTGGCGAGGTGCGCGGTCCAGGTGATATCGAGGATGCCGGGCGTGCTGAGGTTGACCTCCTGGATCAGCGTCAACACGCCGTTGATCCAGCGATACTCGAAGATGCGGAACCGAACGGCCTGGGGTTTGATCTTGCCGTCGACCTTGTAGTTCGGCACGGCGGTGCCGGGCGCGTCGCCGAGCGGCGGCTGGCCGGGGATCTCGGGGCCGATGAAGAAGGTGTCCGGCGGGGCGTTGCCGACCCGGGCGATCCCGATGGCCGGGTGAATCCGGTAGACCGGCACGTCGTCGCCGCCGACGAGGGCGAGGGCGTCCCGCCCGAAGAGCGTGGCGGCCGCGGCGATGCCGCCGGCGAGGAAGTTGCGGCGGCTCGTCGGACCCGCGGCGAGCGCGGCCTCGTCGGGGGGGACGAGGGGAGCGAGGGCGCCTTCGGTCGGCGCGGTGTTTGGAGGCTGGTCCAGGAGCGAGGGAGATTCGAGGACTGGGGCGACCATTCTTTGCACGCTACCGGATTGTCCAGGTTCGCGTCAATCCCGGAGCGCCGGGAGGACCCACCTTGCCGGGGCGTTACCGTCTGCCCTTCACGTTTCCTTTGACGTTGTGTGTCAGGTCCCAGCCGAGCCACGCGTCCTCGAACGCGGCGTCGACGAACCATTGACGGTTCGCGCCGGGCGTATCGTCCTCGACCACGACCCAGTCGTGATCCCGCAGCCCCGGCAGCGGCACGACCTTCTCGAACACCTCGGCGCGGTCGCTGTGCACCACGTACGCCCGCGCCGGGAGTTTCGAGCGCGCCGCGGCCATGTCGAAGATCCGCGCGAAGAGGTGCGCGTACTCGACGCAGTTGCCCTCGCGCGGTTCCGCCCCGAACGAGAGCCGCGTCGGGTGCCCGAGCCCGAAATGCAGCCGCGCGCCGGTCAAACGGAGCGAGAGCTCGATCGCGTCCTCGACCGTGGCGAGCCGCGCCTCGCGCAGCTTGAATTCGATCGCGGCTTCGAGCGATTTGTCGAGCGTCGCCGACGACGCGCGTGTCGTGTGCGGACCCGCGAGCCCCACGTTCGCCCGGGTGAGCGCGATTGTGAAGAGCGTGAGCCCGACGATCGCGAGCAGGGCGAGCGCGAACATGCGCGCCTTTTTTTTCATTCCGCGGCCGCGGGCTTCGCCTCGTCCGCCCTGGAGAGCGAGGCGAGCAGTCGATCCCCGGTGGTCGTGATGGCGTCCGCGAGGTGCCGCGCGCGGATCTCGGCGCGTTCGAGGTGCCGTTCGAGGACCTCCCGTCGATCGGGGTGCTTCTCGGCTTGCTTGAACAAAAGCTCCCCGATGGCCTCGTCGGCGAGCAGGCGCGTGAGCCGCTCGGCGTGCAGCATCGCATAGGAAAAGTCGCGCTTCGGATCCCAGCTCCCGAGGAGCTTCGTCGACCACGACCCGACGGGCGAGCGCAGCGCGTCGCCGAGCTTGTCGCCCGCCGTCCGCACGACGAGGTGCTGCTGCGCCGCGTGCGAGAGCACCTGCACGCGCGCGAGCTTGCGCTCCAGCGGATCACGCGCCGACACGCTCCGCACGCGCGCCTCGGCGCCCCGGCGCAGGAAGGCGGCCGGGCGCTTCAGGATGCCGGCGAGCGCGTCCTTCATGGCCATGAGCGACTGGATCTGGCTCGTACCCTCGTAGATGGGCATCACGGTCGCGTCCCGCAAAAGCTTCTCCGCGCCATAGTCCTTCGTATACCCCACGCCGCCGTGAATCTGCACCGCGCGCCGCGCCATCTCCACGGACTTCTCCGCGCCGAGGTATTTTACGAGCGGTGTCACCCGCCGCGCCTCGCGCTTGTGCCGTGCGATTTCGCGTCCCAGCCGGGCGCGCTCGATCTCCGAGAGCTGGCCGAACTGGAGGCGCAGCGATTTCTTTTGCGCGAGCTCCTCGTGCACGCCGCCGTGCATCGCGAGCGCGCGAATGCCCTGGATGTCCGTGCGCATCTCGTCGAGATAGTCGGCGATCATCTCGTGCCGCTCGATGGGTTTGCCCATGGAGTGCCGCTCGGCCGCATAGCCGCGCGCGATCGCGAGCGCCGCCTCGCAGAGGCCCAGGGTCTCGAACCCCACGCCGATGCGGGCGTTGTTCATCATCGTCAGCATGTATTGAAACCCCTCGCCGCGCTTGCCGACGAGGTGCGCGGGGGCGCGATCGAACGAGAGCGCCGCGGTCACGGACGCGTGATGGCCGAGCTTCTCCTCGACGCGATCGAGCGTCACGATCCGCTTCCGCGTGCCGTCCGGGAGGTCCTCGTACGTCGGGACGAGGAACATGGAGAGGCCCCCGAGGCCCGCGAACGGGTCGGCTTCGTCCTGCGGCTCCTCGGTCCGCGCGATGACGAAATGGTATTTCCCGTGGCCCGACGTGATGAAGATTTTTTGCCCTGTGACGAACCAGTTTCCTTCGGCGTCCTGCTCGGCGCGCGTGCGGAGCCGCGCCATGTCGCTGCCGGCGTCGGGCTCGGTGATATCCATGCAGCCCCAGGCCTCGCCGCGGACGATCTCGTCGATGTACGAGCGGAAGCGCGTCCGGAGGATCCGGCCCGTCTCCGGATCGATCTCGCTCGTGCCCTCGCGCATCGAGAACATCAGCATCGCCAGCGCGATGCCGCCGTGGAAGCCGTGGTGCGCCATCACCGAGACGTCGGCGCGGCCGAGGACCTCGGTGCCGATGAAATAAAGCATCGCCGGCGCGTTCGTCCCACCGAGCTCGCGCGGCAGGCACAGGCCGTGGAGCTCCATGCTGCGGATCTTCTCGAAGATCGACGCGAGCCGCGGCGGGAACGAGGCCTCGCCGTCCTGGAAGATCACGCCCTCCCGGTCGAGCTCTGCGGCGTGCGGCGCGATCTCCTCGGCGGCGAAGGTGCCGATCATGTCGAGGATGTCGCGGTAGAGGTCGAGGGCCTCGCCGAGGTTCTGCGGACCACCTTCGCTCCGGAAGTCGTGCTCGGTGGCGCGCGCGATGGGCTCCCAGTCGATCCAGCGCTCGACGTAGAAGCGGAGGTCCTCGTTGTCTCGGAAGAAGTTCGCCATCGCCCTTGCACCCTTCGCCCGGCGCCTCGTCCGGGTGGCCGGAGGATACACGGGCGTTGGTCTCCGTGGGCTCTTTACGTTCGGCCCGTCTCCGGTGTCTCATGGGGGCTCGAGAACGGAGCACCTCATGACGAACAGACGATTGCGAGCGGGTGTGGTCCTCATTCCGATCCTGCTTTGGGCCTGCGGCGGCGGCTCGGCGACGCCGGGCGGCGAAGGCGGAGCGGGCGGGAGCGGCGGCGGGAACGGCGGCATGGGCGGCGGCCCGGACTTGCCGTGCGACGTGGCCGAGATCGTGGCCGAGAATTGCCAGATCTGCCACGGGGCCCCGCCCAAATACGGGGCGCCGATGGCCCTCGTGACGGCGGCCGATTTCCACATGGGAGCGCAGAGTGATCCTTCGAAAAAGGTCCACGAGCTCGTGGGCACACGCATCCACGACGCGGCCCGGCCCATGCCGCCGAAGGGCCTGCTCGATCCGGCCTCGCAGGGCGTGCTTGATGCGTGGATCGCGGCCGGGGCGCCCGGGGCCTCGGGCGAGTCGTGCTCGGGCACGGGCGGCGCGGGGGGAGGCGGCGGCTCGGACCCCGCGTGCACGCCCGATGTCTTGCTCCGGCCGAAGACCGCGTGGACCCTGCCGAAGCTCACGGAAGACGCGTACGTGTGTTTCGGCGCCGATGCCGTCGTGCAATCGAAGCGGCACATCACCGCGATCGCGCCGGCCGTCGACAACGACGTCATCGTTCATCACATGCTCTTGTACGAGGTGCCGACGGCGTACGGCACGACGCCGAAGCCGTGCGGCGCGGGCGATTCGGGGGGCGGGCGCCTCGTGAGCGTGTGGGCACCTGGCGCGCAGGCGCTCGTCTTGCCGGCCGCGGCGGGCCTGCCGATCGAGGGCACGGGCCATTACATGATCCAGATGCACTACTCGAACCTGATGCATCTCGACGGCCAGACGGATCAGAGCGGGTTCGACCTGTGCACGACGACGGACTTGCGCCCGAACGACGCGGACATCCTCGCGTTCGGCACGACGCAGATCAACATCCCGGCGCACAACACCCTCGACCTGAGCTGCAACCTCACGGTCCCGGCGGGCTTCCCGAAGCTCAACACGTTCGCGATCGGCCCGCACATGCACAAACTCGGCACGATCATCTCGGCCCAGCACAAGAAGGGCAGCGGTGGCGCCGTCGAGCTGACGCACCGCGAGCCGTGGAGCTTCGACGACCAATATTGGGACATGACGAGCACGACCATCAATCCCGGCGACACCATCACCACGCGCTGCGTCTGGCAAAACCCGAGCAATTCGAACGTGACCTTCGGCGAGGACACGTCGAGCGAGATGTGCTTCGTCTTCGCCGCGTATTACCCGCGTGTCCAGGTCCCGAACTGGCACTGGGGACTGCCGGCGGTCAGCTCGGAATGCCAGGCCGCGCCCTGAGAAAGAAGGAACCTCGATGAACCTCGGTCACCCACGTTCGGCCTGGGCGCTGCTCGTCCCGCTCGCGGCCACCCTCCTCGCCTGCAGCGGAAGCGGCAGCGGCAGCGGCGGCGGCAGCGGCGGCGGCGGCAGCGGCGGCGGCGGCAGCGGCGGTAGCGGCGGCGACTCCGCGCGTTGCGTGGTGGAGACGCCCTCCGATCCGGGCATCGTCGCCACGGACAGCGGCCTCGTCCGCGGCACCATGGAAGGCGCGAGCTGGGTTTACCGGGGCATTCCTTA
Protein-coding sequences here:
- a CDS encoding monooxygenase gives rise to the protein MTNRRLRAGVVLIPILLWACGGGSATPGGEGGAGGSGGGNGGMGGGPDLPCDVAEIVAENCQICHGAPPKYGAPMALVTAADFHMGAQSDPSKKVHELVGTRIHDAARPMPPKGLLDPASQGVLDAWIAAGAPGASGESCSGTGGAGGGGGSDPACTPDVLLRPKTAWTLPKLTEDAYVCFGADAVVQSKRHITAIAPAVDNDVIVHHMLLYEVPTAYGTTPKPCGAGDSGGGRLVSVWAPGAQALVLPAAAGLPIEGTGHYMIQMHYSNLMHLDGQTDQSGFDLCTTTDLRPNDADILAFGTTQINIPAHNTLDLSCNLTVPAGFPKLNTFAIGPHMHKLGTIISAQHKKGSGGAVELTHREPWSFDDQYWDMTSTTINPGDTITTRCVWQNPSNSNVTFGEDTSSEMCFVFAAYYPRVQVPNWHWGLPAVSSECQAAP